In Rhipicephalus microplus isolate Deutch F79 chromosome 9, USDA_Rmic, whole genome shotgun sequence, one genomic interval encodes:
- the LOC119163341 gene encoding uncharacterized protein LOC119163341 gives MESTLREVMARLTNQPSDTVRPACKKCGYPGHFTYQCRNFLKVNPNKDIVLDVSSTSSEEDSEDEQFVSPLTQLNLARAAAAATAASADAGASRQRSSSSHEKAKKKKKKHHHRSRSSRRSPSPHRSRSPRSKSDDRSGQRKGRDNCRKSKKSERKRRKRTRSDKRSRRRSSSSSTDSTR, from the coding sequence ATGGAGAGCACGCTTCGCGAAGTGATGGCCCGGCTTACCAACCAGCCATCGGACACCGTACGGCCGGCGTGCAAGAAGTGCGGCTACCCGGGCCATTTCACGTACCAGTGCCGAAACTTCCTCAAGGTGAACCCGAACAAAGACATCGTGCTCGACGTGAGCAGCACCAGCTCGGAGGAGGACAGCGAGGACGAGCAGTTCGTGTCGCCGCTGACGCAGCTCAACTTGGCGCGTGCCGCTGCGGCCGCCACCGCGGCGTCGGCAGACGCCGGTGCCAGCCGGCAGCGATCTTCGTCCTCGCACGAAAaggcgaagaagaagaaaaagaagcaccaccATCGGTCGCGGTCGTCTCGTCGGTCACCATCACCTCATCGGTCGCGATCACCCCGTAGCAAAAGCGACGATCGCAGCGGTCAGCGCAAGGGTCGTGACAACTGCCGCAAAAGCAAAAAGAGCGAGCGCAAGAGGAGGAAGCGCACCAGGAGCGACAAGCGGTCTCGCCGCAGGAGCAGCTCCAGCTCTACGGACAGCACTCGCTAA
- the LOC142771498 gene encoding uncharacterized protein LOC142771498 encodes MAGVPPRPEQTTLQIVVQGVQKEVKALHNPDGSFMTDANGYVYEASDGKRVTLRFMAGNRENDPPPAQPPTPSPACDGDVDSDGALAAFPAAAASAEDVEELWSARKTRFFIAKYSEMKDLVGKTRALRYVILCPKLFAAFYYSVSL; translated from the exons atggcgggcgtccccccaaggccagagcagacgacgttgcaaatagttgttcagggcgttcaaaaggaagttaaggcacttcacaatcccgacgggtcatttatgacggacgccaacggttacgtctatgaggcatcag acggcaagcgcgttacgttgcggttcatggcagggaatcgtgaaaatgacccccctccggcacaaccgccgacgccttctcctgcctgcgacggcgacgttgacagcgatggggctttagccgcatttccagcagcagccgcgtcggctgaagatgtggaagagctttggagcgcccgaaaaacaaggttcttcatcgccaaatactcggaaatgaaggacttggtgggaaaaaccagggcacttcggtatgtcatcctatgtccaaaattatttgcagctttttattattccgtttcactctag